From the Populus nigra chromosome 13, ddPopNigr1.1, whole genome shotgun sequence genome, the window CTACACGTTGGCCAGCTAGttgaaaactttttttcttcatcaggGTTGGGTTGGTGATACCACCAATGATTGCTAGTTAAAAAATCAGATACAGTTCCAAAATTTTGTTCACAGGCAAGCTTTTGTATTTAGTAACCAGACAGCATTTCTATTTAGAAAATTACCATAAACAGCAAAACAGAGAAAATGAATAGCTAGGTCAATTTTCTGATTCAACATCAATTATTACTGTTATCAAAATTCTCCAAGTTCCTGATAAAATGAAAAGTtccaaaattttaattctatctAATCACCAACTTTCTAATATATGTTTGGTAGTATAGATGGATTAATTAGAGTTGAACAAATTGAGTGAATTAATGATCTTAATTCCCAATCTTTATGACTTCATTGGCTCAAATACCCCTTCCTATCTcatgaaaaagagagagaaatctgCAATTTACATCCAATTCAAGTCAAAAACAATCTCAATCATTTGTTTAATTCAATGGGAGGAACCCCTTACAGATAATCCTCGGACATCTAACATGTTTGAAAAGGAAAGTGGTAGGAAGAAAAATGGAATTACACGCTGgcgagaaagaaagagagagagaaatttacATACGAAGCCAATCACCAACGTAGAAATGCTCATGACTCTGATTCAACCAGTCAGTGTAATTATAATTTGGGATCCATCCTCTTGAGCCCACCTTATGTAGCTGCTCAGCAGCTGCACATTCCACAATCATCATAACAGTCACTGCTGTTATTGCCATGGACAATACAGTTTTTCCAATTGTCGTCCTCCCTGAATTCTCCATTGCCGTCACTCTCAGGACTCTATCAAAACCTGCTGGCGGATGTATTCAGTAGGGTGTAAATTAACCTAGAAATACATGTATATATCCTGAACATATATGATGTTTACATGAAACCACCTGACCCATGATCGCTTGCTTTAGAGTCagaaatggggaggatcatTTTTGGTAAGCCAAGCTGGGATATCAGATACCTAGTAGGATAGTACACTTTGACAGTAACGTCGCATGGGCTTACTCGCTTTTTTGACCTGTTTATGAAAATCTGTGCAATGGGACCGTGCGGTTATGTGTAACCGTACAAAATATATGGAATTTGATCtaatctgaaaataaaaggaagtgTCGGTCTAGATAATACtgtgttttaaaatgatttttatttataaatatattaaaaatttatttttaaatatcaaaatgatttaaaaatataaaaaatataaaaattcaaaatataaaataacggCGGTTTAATTGCAATACTATACATACTCTaagtttaaaattcaataaatcaaattgaaaaaactctttaaattaAGAGTATTTAATAACATAGGGACTAATTCAAGTAATGAGCCTTCTAAGGAGATTCATTgctttgataataaaaaatcattcatttttttttatttagaacttttaaatagtttttttttaacccggGTATTCTCACACCCTTTGAAAAAATGAAACTAGTTTTATTTGGAGTTCCTGGTTGCTCCTTTCAATAAGTACGCTTTCTAGATATTAAACTTGTGTTTTCACTATTATAGAGATATAATAATACATTAATCGTTAGATCAATACTTCATTCATCAGAACTTttaaatggtttaaaaaaacttttcccaaaatatttttggtgattgatattttttttttttataaaaaaaatggcgtagatgaatataataataatataaaaattatgagcgttttatttgttttagtgcATGCATGATGTCATTATTGGGCAATTTGATGTGCTTTAAATGCATGGGAGAAGAATGCAAGTGCACCAATATTTTGGGTTGCTATTAGTAATTATGATATAAtagatgttttctttttatcaccAATATAACTCGGTTAATCTACAGTAGAAAAGAATGTTACCgtgaagtaaaaaatataaaataaaataaaataaaaaggataatataAATTCTCTGCACCGAGCTTATGTTAATGGTTGTAAAAATAGCATTCGTGTGTTTGGAAGTgtagttgtaattattttttaaaatatattttcttaaaaatgtataaaataatatttttattttatttttaaaaattatttttgttatcagcgcatcaaaatgatctaaaaacaccaaaaaatattaatttaaagcaaagaaaaaataaaaaaaaatcaaatttttttaaaagcatttttgaaacgcaaaaacaaacagcatGCGGGATCCCATGTGAACCATAAAATTAGGTATTTTTTCGTTCTACTtggaagttaaaaaaaagtgtgtaattaaaagaaaaaataaaatgaatattaataaattcaagCCAGGCTGACCGATCTCATTGtaaattcaataatttgatTATCTAACTTGtctatattaatatcaaaaccagTCATAAAATCTAGTAAAAATCAATATAACCTAGTCAACTCAGATGATAGGTTAAGTATTGATctggcttatatatatataaaaatattattgattgttAAGTTTCAACTTGGTGGCTCTAGATTTTAGAATTATGCACTTATTACttcactattttattatttatgatcaAATATAGTAAAGATAGGTGTTCTATGTTAAGTTGTTGACcggatcaattttttaaaaaaataaaaaaaaagatgcctagactataataaaattttaaaggagcAAGAAAAATATGGGATATAAgtcattgatttaaataaaatcaataaaattagttaattgaataatatgattataaaaaaaatcaatgacaataaaaagaaaaggatgacgactaattaaaaaaattaatgcttgtcaatattataaaaagatacgTTCTAGATATTCTTAAAATGTCTTAAcgattttatttgataacaaaggAAAAAGATTAAATGAGAACATGATAACcttataagagaaaaataaataaattaaagttcaattcacaacaaatcaaatgttaagggatgaattagaaaaaaatcattttaaaaaggaacaaaaaccCAATTTGAGTCAGCAAGCTAAATTTATAGTGCGATCGTAAGACTGAGATAACTCTTTACAAAAgcaattgaataaattaatgaaaagatTGTCATGATTAATTACTTCTACAATCTTAATATAGTAAATCCTTAAGTAGATCTTAGTACATTTAACGCTTTTTTACTTGGTGATTTCAAGCACCTTATCTTTTATAAGAAGACTATATATGGCATCAAATACATCTCATATTTCTTATTAGAATCATATATATTCATACCCTCAGTTATATTTAAACACTTTTCAATTGATAAGAGCTTTTTAATATGTGATTCTTTGATAGACTTCCCTTTCAAAACTTCTTTTATAGTAAGCTTTAAAGAAAGGTCAAACCTCACTTGTTGATGGGTTGGcaacgttaaaaaaaaatggggagCTTTTGAGATTAAATATCAAGAGCTATAATGATGTGTTATGAGGTGTCCATTTCCAAAGTATTCTCTTTATTAGAGAGCTCTTCTTCAGATGGCTTAGTCTTAATGCTATGTTTAAGCCAAATAGTGAGCTCATCTCTCTCACTTCTAATCAATTCCATATCATTTGGTAGTTTTTCTCTAAAATGGTTCTTCCTTCATCTTTCATGATATGGTCTGATGtagtgttttcaagaaaaattaggcttttaaatcatactttatatttGTTCACCCCTCTATATAAAGAAACACCAAATTGATCTCTataaatttgaatattaaaaaattagttggaTATAAAGTAGTCATTTATGATGGGTAACAAGAGTTGTTGAATCTTCTAACATTGTAAAGCAGTTTGACAATCATTTTGATGTTCTAAATTCTAAGAGAATTAGTTCTTTTATAGCTAGAAATGAGCCACTTTATCATGAGCTCCTTGTTTTCATCTTCTATTTTTGCACAATGGTTGTATGATAACTTATTGAACTTTTCCATGTGGTGTCTCGAAAGATATTATCCATCCATTTTTagaataaaaggtaaaaaacatAGGAGATTTTATTCACCAAAATTTTAACATAATTGTCCATATATTTTAGAAAGGTAGTTTGGTATTTcccctaaactaaaaatatagaaacatctcaacttgtaacctcatacatctttaaaagaaaaattcaagatcttgattcatccaaaaatgaagagtaatttaataatttatcatataaCTTAACTCATCTTCTTCTCAATGCTAATCAACCAAATTTGAGAAGCAAGCTACACACCAAAAACTTTGGCATACCAGGTTGTCTCCTTGATGAAATCATGGTGTTTTATCTTAGAAGATTGTAATAACTAGACTTTTTGTTATGTTGCTTTTACTTGTCTTATCGCCCAtcttataaaatttcattaatacTAAGCTTACCTAGTGGTATTATAGGGAGACATTCTATGAGAATGTTCTAGCCTTTCCTTATGGGTAGGTTAGCTAACTTATTAGTCTATAAAAGATCCTTCATTGCTCCGTAATACAAACTTTATAAGGTTGTCTTAAGGCCTATAAAGTGAAAATAATATAGGTCAAGAAAATCCATATTAACTACTAATCGTGACTTTGTAAACTTTTAGTAATAGATGGGGTTTTACATGTACTAGTTTGAGGTGAAACCATATTGAGATACCATTATTTCCTTATGCTAACATGCTAACATAAGTCAAGTGTATGTAACAAGGTGGTGTTATATAGtgagagcaaaaaaaaaattaatattgaattcAAAAAATGATGCATGAGGTTAATAGATAAGTATGATGTATGAAAAAACAACATCcaagaattatatatacaaagatgtatacaaaaacatatatcacataataaaaaaaaattaaacacatattAATCAGTTTAGACAAACAAGCATAAAACATGTATAAAGCACGCCAAACATATTATcacaaaatcaatcaatcaaagatTAGCTCTAGATCCTTAGTGGAGTTGCTATTTTGCCATGGGGAGACATCTTGACAAGTTGATTATGTAaatgggaaaaaagaagaaaaaaaaaagttaccacCTAGTTTTATAGTTACTATAAACTTTAACTGttcttaaaagatatttttgataAGAGGCTGGTCATgctaaataaaagatgaaaatcaacctaaaatatcatatttaggataagttgcattgttatttgattttaatgataaaaataatattgtgcATACATGCCAATATTCATCTAAACtataggccccgtttgtttgctggaaagtagtttctttttggaaagtgaattattttctgatgtttggtagtgtactgaaaaataagttggaaaacattttccagtgtttggttatgtcatggaaaatgagctggaaaataacttattaatgttttatttttctcaagtttattaaaataataaggaataaatcttacgaattaaaaagttaaatgagaataaaattgaaaaaaaatataattttataaattatctcaaataaaataaataataatcaacataatagagatcaaatctaaaaataaaaaaaataataaaagatgaagaaattaaaataataataattaatattgcataaattatttcaaaaaaaaagtaacaatcaaaagaatgaggaccaaatttgatagataaaaaatttaaataaaaaaataataagggaaaagcaaataacaattataaaaatgaggatcaaagttaatataaaaattaaattttaagagatgaaattgaaaaataaatattcaaaacaatatatatatatatatagcaattaaaagtttgaggaccaaatttgatataatcagcaaataatataacatttctaaatttttcacaactttcagaaagtgttttctgtccaaatttttcaagaaaacattttcctgGAAAGCaggccaaatttttctttgactggaaagtgtttttcattgatcaacttttctaatgtcAAACAAACACAGcaaagtttggaaaatgattTCCCGGAAAGTAAATTCCGAgaaacaaacatagcctaaatatttatgtttatcaAAGGTAAAAATTCTTAAGATAGTGATTTGAGATTTAGACTTGATAATGAAGTTTCATCCTCACTTCTTACATTATGGATGAAGTCtgaaataatgataaataaaaatttaggttttgacttatttctttccttatgcaAATTAAAGTAATCCAtcaaaaattgattattttaccAAGCATGACCACCATGAATAACCACAAATATTTcaaccaatttaaataatataaacaagcataattgaatataaaaagaaatcatgtgcataacataaattaatccaaaaaaatacaattcaaaacatGTTCACAAgtcaaaaactaataaataaactacaaacaataaataaatcacaTGTAAGGATTTAAAATTGACCTCTACGAGCTAAAAAGTGAAGAAAtctactggaaaaaaaatatattggtttGTGTTGTTCATGAGGATGTCTGGTTGGCTTACAGAACTCCGTTTCACATGTCAGCACGACATGAAGGAACACAGACCACTTTGCAGTATGTATGAATCCTTATTCTTCCTGCTGAAATGAGCAGGATCGACCACCTCTACCAGAGATGGGAGATTGAAGGCTGAAAAGCTGCTGTGCTTCTAATTTTCTGGGCTATCAGTGATGACAGCTTTGGGAGGCtagatttattttgtgtttattttttttctttgttattttcttgtctCCTTTATTGTTagcttaggttttttttctctttgcaaGAATCTCTTTTTCGATCTCTTTCCCCTCTTGCCTGTCCGAGTGTCTCTTGTTTATATTGCCTAGGATTCTCTAAAAAACTAAACTGGAAAATGTTAGGAAATTTTGCACTGTTTCCTTCTTAATTATAGattcctaattaattaattttttcttcttaatgtgtaggatatttttccattttttcaattttgtttgactcttccatgtattttttttttctcttcggTATATTCCTTCACTGTTATTTTTAGTCTttaatcacctttttttttatctcataacaCATGATATTTATCTAATTgtgtttactaaatttatttattaaaatttattttttattcaatcaaacaataatagaaataaacaaccatgttaaattgattaaataataataaaatgaaaaaaaaatattatgcaagtttgtacatattaaaaatattttttgaaaataaatattttttattttcaaaaataaagttcatttataaaaaaaaataacaaaaacaaatatagataaatcaaaataatcttattaaaaattaaatacacacaaagtaattaaaattctCTGTAGAAAAAGGCTAATAAGCAACATATCTGCACATTCTATATATAACTCATTGTTCAATTATTAGAAACATATGTTTTGGCTTGATTCTCGGTTAGCAATTGTTTAGGCTTTATTCTTGGATCTTGTCTCATTTCCCATGTATTATATTCCTGTTGTAAAGCATGAATGTCGACACACAACAGAGAAATTCTCTCTTTAAACATAAGAAGTTtgagaactaaaaaaaaaaccacaagaaGAGATActtattgaaatataaatttaaaaattatttttaaacaatacattaaaaaagttattaattggTCTTCAATTAAAATGTAATTgcttaaaattgaagttttagaactaaaaaaaaaggtatacaGTAACAAGTCTTTGTGTGTTctctacaattaaaaaaaaactgctacAAGAACTTCGACATCAAAGAAGTTTCACCTGCTGTTTTTCAGATGATTTCTGACACTCGGCTCTCTGGGAGTTCAAGTTTCTCAAAATGGGGAGGACAAGTTGATTCAGTCTCAATCGCATCCCATGAAAGATTAATTCAAGGAGCTGACCTCTATATTCTAAGCATAACACACCATGTGAATGCTTGCATTTGGTGAGAGCATTTGAGGCCAGATCAGAGACGACTAATTGTCTTTTGAACAAACATTCCTACTAATAAGATTAAATACATAGGTCTGCATCAATCCAGCTCCCGTAATCAGTGGCCATTTTCACATAAATTAGGTCATCAACCACATGGAAAGTGGCCCCATAGAGTTTCATACATGGCATAAAACAATGCCTTGGTGTTTCAGTTAACAGACTCTCAACacgttaagaaaaaaattcaaacaaaaccgTGGACTAACTTGCATCAAGACATCCAATTTTGAGTAAACtatcataaataaaacaacaccccaacaaaaaaaagggaaaaataaattaaagaagacTCCATTTCCTTTCACAATTTGGTTTAAGGAAAAGCTGAAGGCAATGTGGACATTCTTAAATCAAAGCATAGAAATGTTGGAACAATGGGGCTACCAGAACCGGACGAATGCATCCCATAGTGCACCAATGGCGAAAACAGTCGGTAGAACATACTGGCTTCTGAAAATGGAACTTGGAGAGCCACTCTTCTCATTTAGTGGGGAAGCAGTGGGTGGGGGAGGTGGGTTTTCTACATGGACAGCTAGCTTCATGCCTCCATAGCAGAACCCCTTGCCACTAATGAAATAGTAATTGCGAGTGACGTTCAGTGGAACCACGTCTCTTCCAGCTCCCCTGGTCCAATTGTGAAGAGGATGATCAGAGTTGCACAACTCATAGTCTGTCTTGTTCACCTCTAAAATATTCATTTGGTTCCTATCATACACGAAAACTGGGGAGACTTTGAAATTAGGTTTAAGCTTTGGGAATCAAATGACTAAATTCCACATGATACACATGCAGTGCTGGAACAGGAAAACATGAGCAAAACATTTGAAAGGAATACTTGATTAATAGCAACCAATATCAAAATGTGCTAATTTTTTCTCTTGCTAATGGAACTATAAACTAGACCATGTGCAATCAAAGACTAGACCATCCAATTCTAAATGCATCTATTCTGTCTAGGTACAATTGAAGGAAAATCCATCAAAATGAACTGGCCATGTGCAATCATAACAAAGTAAAAGTTGAGCCCCAAATATAAGGCGTAATTTGGTGTGTGGATTTTGACAAAGTATATGTTCACATTTTAGTACAAACCGATCATATAGCACTAGACAATGATGGCCAATTCAAAGATGTCGATTCATAAACTTGGCTAACCTAAGTTGGCCAGTCGAGTCCATAATCCGTTTGAGGCATGAGGATCTGTAACAGTTAATGCCACTATGGGCTGAATTTTTCAGCATTAGTTGGCCTCAGCCTCGGTCATGagttaacaaaacaaacactatTAGGCACCAGAATTGCTAGAATGGCACTGTAATTAAATGAGAGCGATCAACTTTGTTCATTTACTATGCTTTCACTTGATTGAAGATCTTCGTTGGATCACGTTACTCTCTGTAGCTAAAAGCTTACTAATTGCAATGGCTAAACAGGTCAACTGTCCTGACTACTGAAACCAGCTACTTAAAAGGAACGAGAAATAACAGAAACCACAAATTCACAAAAAAGTAAAGAACAGTTCAAAAGGAGTGAAGCAAGAACGTTAAAGAAAGTggaaatttatcataaaaaagtcCAAGAAAGCAGAAAAACAAATGAACCATTTTGTTCTTCATGTATGATGAAACTTTCATGCTATAATAAGTTAAAAGAAGCATTCAAATAATATCCATTAGCTTCTGATATaaccaaaatgaaataaataacaatttaagCACTTTTCACTTTGATTTCTTTAGCATTTTCTCAGTAGTCAAATTTAGTAAACAAACTTCGTGCATTGGTAGAAAAGACATGCTAATAATTAGCACACACGTATGAAGAATAGCAGGCAGAAATCTCTTGAAGAAGAGCAGACTAGAAGCTTAATCCAAGAACGAGTGAAAAAGCTCAAAACTTGAAAACCATCAGCCAATTCCAAAGGCAGCCGGCTTATAGATCTAACCATCTAGCTCCAAGACCAACAAAGTGAGCTAAAATCAAACAACATTACACTACCTTTCACtaaaaacagcaaaaacatGCAGATAAAAAGCAGAGAAACCTagttaaataaacataaaaacagaTCTGAAAGTAGATTCATGCAAGAAATAAAGTCTGTGCTTACAGAGCCAGTCACCATTGTAGAAATGCTTCCCTTGAGCCCAAATAGTGTAGTTGACATTACTAGTCCAACCCATGTTAGATCCAACTGTCCATCTAGTTGCAGACACTTCAGGTACCATCACCACCATGGCAAAAACAAGCACTGCCAATGCCACCATCATGGGTGAACCAAACCCACTTCCTCTCTCCATTGCCTCTCTGTTTCTTTAGCTCAATCTAGCTAGCTAATGAGTTTGTGTTGTGTTATTATAGGCCTTACTTCGCTTTGCTGTGCTGTGCCGTGCTGGTGTTTTCAAGAAAAGGCTTCTTGTAAGCTTCTAGAGATCCACAACTacctttgattattttattctgAATAGTTAATTTGAGATTAATTAAgggtttatttttcaatatagttcaattctatttttaaaaaaaaattaatttttttaatttattatcttttaaattttttaaattattttagtatattgaaaaccaaaataaatttaaaaaaatatatattattttaataaattttgaaataaaaaaacatttcaaaatacAACTATTATCTCCACTCCTTGATAGATAAAACAAGCTCTAAAATACGTGGTGTAAATTGcgttcaataaaaatttaatttttttatttaaatttatttttacattttaataatgttaaaataatttttaaaaaataaaaaaatattattttaatatatttatagataaaaaataaaacaatttccaAACATCCTCTTCACAGCGGATCCTTGACCACCTTTGTTAAAAGGCGACAGCGAGCACGTTATAGGGTGAGAAAAGACTAGTCGTGGTTGAGACAAACTTCAACCATTTTAAGCTTTTTTGTCTCCTTTGTGCTctgatatttctttttctaatcccATTTTTAGCTGTTGCTTGTGCTTTTCGACCTTTCTGTGCTAGAAAAATCCTAACTGTTGTGGGTAATTATATATAGCTTTCCCGTGTTTTGCTCTGTCCCagcctcatttttttaaaagcataaaaaaaatgatgataaagtGCTGtaagtatatttaaaaaaaaaaaacattaatagcaaaaaacaaatagaaaaaaatactgATTATCAATCTCCaagaattcaaataataaaatataaaaaaacttttaaaaaaaagagagtaaagaaTCCTTGCAAAATAAGGATTTCAGgtataattaaatctttatatggtaggaaattataaattatatagaaaacaaattttttaaaaattttcttgttttgttagatttaaattctgatttcaaaaatatcattctCTTTTATTTGAATGAGTTACTTTTAAACCTAACTAGAATCTCAACAAAATTCTATATCTAACTTCAAATATGACTCAAATAATATACAAATgtgttaatttgataaatttacaatttatttaCTCAAACATCCAGAATTAACCTCAACAATTTCTCTTAGATCCTCTTAATTTCATACCTTATAATAAATCCTATAATAGATccaattgatattattttcatCAACTTAAAACTCAACATAAAATTGATCacttgcaaaaagaaaaaaatcaaaactagatCCATTAATAATACgagtttcttgaattttataatcttattaTATGGATTTGTTTCTTGATATTACTGATCTGGTTTGTTTATTggtatagaaaaataatttaatcatttcatcgaattaaaatttttttttgttaattacataattaaaatgtaatttttaaatgaacaagaaaaagtgaagaaatcaataaactaggttttttttagttatccgTAAAAATTCAAATGCCACAAAATTCAAATCCAAATGGAAAACGAACTCTCAAATTTTGTGGACCCCACTATGTCCCTGTCAACAGACACCATGGATTGCCATGCattatagtataaaaattaaaaaatatatatgtggaTCTAAGATCCCGTTTGTCAACCATCCAATTTTCCTAGATTTTCAGGCCTTTTATTGGGCTGGTGgtctttatttaaataaaaaaaaaaacattttataaaacatttctTTGGTGGCCTGGTGCCTTGTTGATATTGTGTGTGaatactgtattttttttaattaaaattactttttatttaattaaataatttaatattattttaaaaaataatttaaaaaacaaaaactataacaaTGTCAAGTTCTTAGAGCCGTccttttgaaaatttataaatattctttatttaaaaaaaattaattattttagatatttttaaattattttgatgtattaatattaaaattaattttcaaaaatataaaaatattatttttaaataaaaaacaacgaaCACCACCTCAAAGTCTAATCGCATTCGTGGTCCTTGTCAGGGTAAGGTGGCGACCACTTTGGATCCTTTTAGAAGAGATTACACGTATTTTTGGTATGATTTGGAACTGTTGCAGGTTGAAGCGTGGATATTTCGGATCACTAAATTTATAACACAGTGAATTATTCAAGCTTCATGTGAAGTTTCTGAGCACAAGATACAACCAAAATTGGAAAACTTGCTTCACATTTAATGCAGTGGCCAGGTTCTTCGATGCACGTCTCCAAACAAGTGGCAAATGTGGTGGCTGATTTCCTACGTTGCATGATGCCCTCATTCATGAGGCAACTATAATTACAGAGAACGAAAACGAACATCAAAGCAATCAGAGGATGTGCGCTTTACCGCCATGAGCAGGCATTGCAAAGCTTAATCCAACCTTCTTAGCAAGTACTGAACTTGAACCTCCTTTGTCAGCGGCATGATCCATTCACCATATAAATCAGCAACCAGGGTTGGTCGTATTTTGTACACTGGGTCAGTTCCATCTATTTCTCCTTCCATCGTCACTTCCTGCCCAAAAGCTTTAGCTTTCATCTCAACTCTCTTTTTCACCGCCTCTTCAACTGCTGGGTATGTCAGAATTTCCATCAGTCTTTTGCTGTCCTGAAAATTATGAACGCCACACCAAGATGAGAATACAGAAGATTACATTGTGAGCTGCTCGCTCTAAAAGGTAAAGAAAGGATCATGCAGTAACAACTTGTGCTCTAATGGCAGCCTCATAATCATCTGGAGAAGCCCGAAATTTAGCCTCTGCTACAAATTCTCCATAATGGATTCTTTTTGAGAGAGCCTGAAATCACAAGAATGCATAAGCGTGTCAACTAAAGAGTTACTAAGTGTAATCCATAAGAGAGAGGAGATGCTTCAGTTAGGACAAATTATAGTTCTTGAACATCATTTACATGAATATGTTCTGAGTTTGTTCGTTTACCATCATGAGATTACATTAT encodes:
- the LOC133671593 gene encoding early nodulin-like protein 17, which gives rise to MERGSGFGSPMMVALAVLVFAMVVMVPEVSATRWTVGSNMGWTSNVNYTIWAQGKHFYNGDWLFFVYDRNQMNILEVNKTDYELCNSDHPLHNWTRGAGRDVVPLNVTRNYYFISGKGFCYGGMKLAVHVENPPPPPTASPLNEKSGSPSSIFRSQYVLPTVFAIGALWDAFVRFW